In Burkholderia savannae, one genomic interval encodes:
- the panD gene encoding aspartate 1-decarboxylase has protein sequence MQRHMLKSKIHRAAVTHCELHYEGSCAIDEDLLEAANIVENERIDIWNINNGERFSTYAIKGERGSGMISLNGSAARRAQLGDLVIIAAFAMIDEAELKAGWKPNLVFVGDDNKIKGSRDHVPTQNWT, from the coding sequence ATGCAGCGCCACATGCTGAAATCGAAGATCCACCGCGCGGCGGTCACGCACTGCGAGCTGCATTACGAAGGCTCGTGCGCGATCGACGAGGATCTGCTCGAAGCCGCGAACATCGTCGAGAACGAGCGGATCGACATCTGGAACATCAACAACGGCGAGCGCTTCTCGACGTACGCGATCAAGGGCGAGCGCGGCAGCGGAATGATCTCGCTGAACGGCTCGGCCGCGCGCCGCGCGCAGCTCGGCGACCTCGTGATCATCGCCGCGTTCGCGATGATCGACGAGGCAGAGCTGAAGGCCGGCTGGAAGCCCAATCTCGTGTTCGTCGGCGACGACAACAAGATCAAGGGCAGCCGCGATCACGTGCCGACGCAGAACTGGACCTGA
- a CDS encoding DUF3460 family protein: MPYQSDITQFLNQLKQQKPTLEEEQRKGRSLLWDKQPIDLEERDAQRQSRVRQTSYVYYQNF, encoded by the coding sequence ATGCCGTACCAGTCCGACATCACGCAATTCCTGAATCAGTTGAAGCAGCAGAAGCCGACGCTCGAAGAAGAACAGCGCAAGGGCCGTTCGCTGCTGTGGGACAAGCAGCCGATCGACCTCGAGGAGCGCGACGCGCAGCGGCAATCGCGCGTGCGCCAGACTTCGTACGTCTACTATCAGAACTTCTGA
- a CDS encoding DoxX family protein, which yields MDSNRLNDVGAALLRVALGVLYLAHVAQKVFVFTLPGTAQFFASLGLPGWLAYVTTVVELVGGLALLAGVRVRLASLVLLPFMLGATMTHLPNGWSFAAPHGGWEYPAFWALTLVVQALLGAGAFALGGARGLAGRAA from the coding sequence ATGGATTCGAACCGTTTGAACGATGTCGGCGCGGCGTTGCTGCGCGTCGCGCTCGGCGTGCTGTACCTCGCGCACGTCGCGCAGAAGGTCTTCGTGTTCACGCTGCCCGGCACCGCGCAGTTCTTCGCGTCGCTCGGCCTGCCGGGCTGGCTCGCCTACGTGACGACGGTCGTCGAGCTCGTCGGCGGCCTCGCGCTTCTCGCAGGCGTGCGGGTGCGGCTCGCGTCGCTCGTGCTGCTGCCGTTCATGCTCGGCGCGACGATGACGCACTTGCCGAACGGCTGGAGCTTCGCCGCGCCGCACGGCGGCTGGGAATATCCGGCGTTCTGGGCGCTCACGCTCGTCGTCCAGGCGCTGCTCGGGGCCGGCGCGTTCGCGCTCGGCGGCGCGCGCGGCTTGGCCGGCAGGGCCGCGTAA
- a CDS encoding autotransporter assembly complex protein TamA, with amino-acid sequence MAGRAPRQHASTRAARGAPSRSPGWRAFARRGLRALLAGCAAALAAPAFAKYAVEIDAPRAVRSLLKQHLDIARFAKREDLSEDQFDFLVTATPQQVRELAATAGYFSPVVRTDVRTTGGERRVTVSVDPGAQTVVSAVDLKFDGPVESEDPKQETATRLAFSLKPGDAFTQSGWDDAKNAALRQLQSRRYLGAKITASEARIDPRTREATLAVTFASGPTFTIGELNVSGTRRYPEKIVRNVNPLSPGEIYDAKRIAELQRQLQNTPYYASVAIDVSDDAARPLDTPVHVKVSEYQYNSVRGGIGYATDTGPHIQGSYTYLDTFGAAWPLSVSGRVDQIQQYGQVQLSMPPGSRAWTNSILASYTNTNVSDTRIYSARVGAQRTRNAQFIDYSYSLMLYQDRLDQNGAGPTTSRALVPQWAWTRRNVDDPLFPRSGNLIHAEASFAVKGVLTDQTFIRGYARGQQYVPIGKRDLFVFRAELGGVFTSGSSSGVPASLLFRAGGSNSVRGYGYQSIGNSVDGSVLPTKYLVSGTAEYQHWFNRDWGAATFFDIGTATDAWGEKVFYPGAGLGVRWRSPVGPVNFDLAYGLKNKSVRPYLTLGIAF; translated from the coding sequence TTGGCAGGGCGGGCACCACGACAGCATGCATCCACGCGCGCCGCGCGCGGCGCGCCGAGCCGCTCGCCCGGATGGCGCGCATTTGCGCGGCGCGGCCTGCGCGCGTTGCTCGCCGGCTGCGCGGCCGCGCTTGCCGCGCCCGCGTTCGCGAAGTACGCGGTCGAGATCGACGCGCCGCGCGCGGTCAGGAGCCTCCTCAAGCAGCATCTCGACATCGCCCGCTTCGCGAAGCGCGAAGACCTGAGCGAGGACCAGTTCGACTTCCTCGTGACAGCGACGCCGCAGCAGGTGCGCGAGCTCGCCGCGACGGCCGGCTACTTCTCGCCCGTCGTGCGTACCGACGTGCGCACGACGGGCGGCGAGCGCCGCGTGACGGTGTCGGTCGATCCGGGCGCGCAGACGGTGGTGTCAGCGGTCGATCTGAAATTCGACGGCCCGGTCGAGAGCGAGGACCCGAAGCAGGAGACCGCGACGCGCCTCGCGTTCTCGCTGAAGCCGGGCGACGCGTTCACGCAGTCCGGCTGGGACGACGCGAAGAACGCGGCGCTCAGGCAACTGCAGTCGCGCCGTTATCTCGGCGCGAAGATCACCGCGTCGGAGGCGCGCATCGATCCGCGCACGCGCGAGGCGACGCTCGCGGTGACGTTCGCCAGCGGGCCGACGTTTACGATCGGCGAGCTTAACGTGTCCGGCACGCGCCGCTATCCGGAGAAGATCGTGCGCAACGTGAATCCGCTGTCGCCGGGCGAGATCTACGACGCGAAGCGCATCGCCGAGCTGCAGCGCCAGTTGCAGAACACGCCGTATTACGCGAGCGTCGCGATCGACGTGTCCGACGACGCCGCGCGCCCGCTCGACACGCCCGTGCACGTGAAGGTCAGCGAATACCAGTACAACAGCGTGCGCGGCGGGATCGGCTACGCGACCGACACGGGGCCGCACATCCAGGGCTCGTACACGTATCTCGACACGTTCGGCGCCGCGTGGCCGCTGTCGGTGTCGGGGCGGGTCGACCAGATCCAGCAGTACGGGCAGGTGCAGCTGTCGATGCCGCCCGGCTCGCGCGCGTGGACCAACAGCATCCTCGCGTCGTACACGAACACGAACGTGTCGGACACGCGGATCTACAGCGCGCGCGTGGGCGCGCAGCGCACGCGCAACGCCCAGTTCATCGATTATTCGTATTCGCTGATGCTCTATCAGGACCGGCTCGACCAGAACGGCGCCGGCCCGACCACGAGCCGCGCGCTCGTGCCGCAATGGGCGTGGACGCGCCGCAACGTCGACGATCCTCTGTTCCCGCGCTCGGGCAACCTGATCCACGCGGAAGCCAGCTTCGCGGTGAAGGGCGTGCTGACCGACCAGACGTTCATCCGCGGCTACGCGCGCGGCCAGCAGTACGTGCCGATCGGCAAGCGCGACCTGTTCGTGTTTCGCGCGGAGCTGGGCGGCGTGTTCACGAGCGGCAGCTCCTCGGGCGTGCCTGCGTCGCTGCTGTTCCGCGCGGGCGGCTCGAACTCGGTGCGCGGCTACGGCTATCAGAGCATCGGCAATTCGGTCGACGGCTCGGTGCTGCCGACCAAATACCTCGTGTCGGGCACGGCCGAATACCAGCACTGGTTCAATCGCGACTGGGGCGCGGCGACCTTCTTCGACATCGGCACCGCGACCGACGCGTGGGGCGAGAAGGTGTTCTATCCGGGCGCTGGGCTCGGCGTGCGCTGGCGCAGCCCGGTCGGCCCGGTCAATTTCGATCTCGCTTACGGCTTGAAGAACAAGAGCGTGCGTCCGTATCTGACGCTCGGCATCGCATTCTGA
- a CDS encoding translocation/assembly module TamB domain-containing protein, with protein sequence MTKDVSEPTPPNAPDGGAPGGGRAPEPKRRRSPGRRALAALGWAALVAVVLVVATAGALFAAATTERGTQLAWQAAVKLLGGRLAGTLEGGTLAAGVRLEQLAWTSPDGSGTEVRIDRVAGRWALARAPWRFTIASLRAGTIDVRVAPSPPSPTVMPKDLQLPLQLAIDDLRFDKLLIREAGSTTELDSLIFRGASDGRHHDATLERLDTPFGSLTANARLDGVRPFAIEGGATYAGKFSGEPVDARARVSGSLEALVADLDASGMKLAGRAHVEAAPFSDVPLTRASIVFDHVNPRALSPGAPVADLAVRAQLEPATPDANMPKAFVVAGPVSIVNAKPGALADELLPLVDAHANVRLDAHAQRIDALAVRTIRDGSVTGGGALANGRGKFDLKVANLDLNAFVAALRPTRLAGPVGVALEPGVQTIDFDLADAKLALGAKAKIKLDAKQTTIADARVTAGKGRVELAGVLEHDARSTYDLKARLVDFDPLALAAAGAKAGGGKGAKTAKGAQAAKGGGAKIAQAAGPRAGTARVSGTLAATGALAPGFSTKAQFKLGDSVYDGLPMTGEGTVQMAGARILPSNANLSIAGNQVDLRGSFGAPGDRLRFNVDAPQLERLGFGLAGLVRANGELTGSFAHPNVVADYTATGVVFGANRIGSAQGRADIRDGAKGALVFTADANDIALGSISLKTLSAHLTGTRAKHAFDATAVGIAEGRVINLAVAANGGVVETRDGMRWDGTVTRLSNRGTPSISLDSPLAISAGAQRLTLSAAKLSVEGATLDLKSFALERGRLRTAGAITNLSVARALEIRAELTGKRSPLRTDLILDGDWDVTLGDTAAGYAQIRRRSGDVTIETGRGVASLGIGDLSARATFVPGNRLSATAHAKASRIGTLDANVTVPFALRDGVFGIAEDGPLTGRVDADVPALQSTGGLFGPSYLLDGRAALKLTVAGTPAKPKLSGALTGDNLSATLVDQGVQLKGGIVRVKLTENLVEFQQVEFHGGDGTLRAIGRVRLDGSEPDLTASIVADRLEIFAAPDRKLSLSGKAVVENDAPRGGIAINGKFAVDRALFDLPEEAAPHLSDDVVIVRPGSLERGETKTGTAIAKPAPATEKPAPSLAPRANIDIGLGRDFRFKGHGADLRLAGTVTVMSAPGVPLRAVGNVRVTEGSTYTSFGRKLSIENGFFTFNGPVSNPGINILAMRRNQEVEAGVQVTGTVQSPAVRLVSEPNVNDNEKLSWLLFGHGTDQGNNLGQQNAMTTALALLGSATGKRVAQTVGLDEVSVGRSDVGLTDPQVVLVSKAINERFVLGYEQGLQSASNAFKATINLTRFWAISAYGGTFQGVDLNYTRRFDRWW encoded by the coding sequence ATGACGAAGGACGTATCCGAACCGACTCCTCCCAACGCACCGGACGGCGGCGCGCCCGGCGGCGGGCGCGCGCCCGAGCCGAAGCGGCGGCGCTCGCCCGGCCGGCGCGCGCTCGCCGCGCTCGGATGGGCGGCGCTCGTCGCCGTCGTGCTCGTCGTCGCGACGGCGGGCGCGCTCTTCGCCGCCGCGACGACCGAGCGCGGCACGCAGCTCGCGTGGCAAGCGGCGGTCAAGCTGCTCGGCGGGCGGCTCGCGGGCACGCTCGAAGGCGGCACGCTCGCGGCCGGCGTGCGGCTCGAACAACTCGCGTGGACGAGCCCCGACGGCTCGGGCACCGAAGTAAGGATCGATCGCGTCGCCGGACGCTGGGCGCTCGCGCGCGCGCCGTGGCGCTTCACGATCGCGTCGCTGCGCGCGGGCACGATCGACGTGCGCGTCGCGCCGTCGCCGCCTTCGCCGACGGTGATGCCGAAGGATCTGCAACTGCCGCTGCAACTCGCGATCGACGATCTGCGCTTCGACAAGCTGCTGATCCGCGAAGCCGGCTCCACGACCGAGCTCGACAGCCTCATCTTCCGCGGCGCGAGCGACGGCCGACATCACGACGCGACGCTCGAGCGGCTCGACACGCCGTTCGGCTCGCTCACCGCGAACGCGCGGCTCGACGGCGTGCGGCCGTTCGCGATCGAAGGCGGCGCGACCTATGCGGGCAAGTTCTCGGGCGAGCCGGTCGACGCGCGCGCGCGCGTGTCGGGTTCGCTCGAGGCGCTCGTCGCGGATCTCGACGCATCGGGGATGAAGCTCGCGGGCCGCGCGCACGTCGAGGCCGCGCCGTTTTCAGACGTGCCGCTCACGCGCGCGTCGATCGTGTTCGATCACGTGAATCCGCGCGCGCTGTCGCCGGGCGCGCCCGTCGCGGATCTCGCGGTGCGCGCGCAGCTCGAGCCCGCGACGCCCGATGCGAACATGCCGAAGGCGTTCGTCGTCGCGGGCCCGGTGTCGATCGTCAACGCGAAGCCCGGCGCGCTCGCCGACGAGTTGCTGCCGCTCGTCGACGCGCACGCGAACGTGCGGCTCGACGCGCACGCACAGCGCATCGACGCGCTCGCCGTGCGCACGATCCGCGACGGCAGCGTGACGGGCGGCGGCGCGCTCGCGAACGGCCGCGGCAAGTTCGACCTGAAGGTCGCGAATCTCGATCTGAACGCGTTCGTCGCCGCGCTGCGGCCGACGCGGCTCGCGGGCCCCGTCGGCGTCGCGCTCGAGCCGGGCGTGCAGACGATCGACTTCGACCTCGCCGACGCGAAGCTCGCGCTCGGCGCGAAGGCGAAGATCAAGCTCGATGCGAAGCAGACGACGATCGCCGACGCGCGCGTGACGGCGGGCAAGGGGCGCGTCGAGCTCGCGGGCGTGCTCGAGCACGACGCGCGCTCGACGTACGACCTGAAGGCGAGGCTCGTCGATTTCGATCCGCTCGCGCTGGCGGCGGCCGGCGCGAAGGCGGGCGGCGGCAAAGGCGCGAAAACCGCAAAGGGCGCGCAAGCCGCGAAGGGCGGCGGCGCGAAGATCGCGCAGGCCGCGGGCCCGCGTGCGGGCACGGCGCGCGTGAGCGGCACGCTTGCCGCGACGGGCGCGCTCGCGCCCGGCTTCTCGACGAAGGCGCAGTTCAAGCTCGGCGACAGCGTCTACGACGGCCTGCCGATGACGGGCGAGGGCACCGTGCAGATGGCGGGCGCGCGGATACTGCCGAGCAACGCGAATCTTTCGATCGCGGGCAACCAGGTCGATTTGCGCGGCAGCTTCGGCGCGCCCGGCGACCGATTGCGCTTCAACGTCGACGCGCCGCAGCTCGAGCGCCTCGGCTTCGGCCTCGCGGGCCTCGTGCGCGCGAACGGCGAGCTGACGGGCTCGTTCGCGCATCCGAATGTCGTCGCCGACTACACGGCGACGGGCGTCGTGTTCGGCGCGAACCGGATCGGTTCCGCGCAAGGCCGCGCGGACATTCGCGACGGCGCGAAAGGCGCGCTCGTGTTCACCGCCGACGCGAACGACATCGCGCTCGGCTCGATCAGCCTGAAGACGCTGTCCGCGCATTTGACCGGCACGCGCGCGAAGCATGCGTTCGACGCGACCGCGGTCGGCATCGCCGAAGGCCGCGTGATCAATCTCGCCGTCGCGGCGAACGGCGGCGTCGTCGAAACGCGCGACGGGATGCGCTGGGACGGCACCGTCACGCGGCTGTCGAATCGCGGCACGCCGTCGATCTCGCTCGATTCGCCGCTCGCGATCTCGGCGGGCGCGCAGCGCTTGACGCTGAGCGCGGCGAAGCTGTCCGTCGAAGGCGCGACGCTCGATCTGAAATCGTTCGCGCTCGAGCGCGGCCGGCTGCGCACGGCGGGCGCGATCACGAACCTGTCGGTGGCACGCGCGCTCGAGATTCGCGCGGAGCTCACGGGCAAGCGTTCGCCGCTGCGTACCGACCTGATCCTCGATGGCGACTGGGACGTGACGCTCGGCGACACCGCCGCGGGCTACGCGCAGATCCGGCGCCGAAGCGGCGACGTGACGATCGAGACTGGGCGCGGCGTCGCGTCGCTCGGCATCGGCGATCTGTCGGCGCGCGCGACGTTCGTGCCGGGCAACCGGCTGAGCGCCACCGCTCACGCGAAGGCGAGCCGCATCGGCACGCTCGACGCGAACGTCACAGTGCCGTTCGCGTTGCGCGACGGCGTGTTCGGCATTGCCGAGGACGGACCGCTCACGGGCCGCGTCGACGCGGACGTGCCGGCGCTGCAATCGACGGGCGGCCTGTTCGGCCCGAGCTATCTGCTCGACGGCCGCGCCGCGCTGAAGCTGACCGTCGCGGGCACGCCCGCGAAGCCGAAGCTCTCGGGCGCGCTGACGGGCGACAACCTGTCGGCGACGCTCGTCGACCAGGGCGTGCAGTTGAAGGGCGGAATCGTGCGCGTGAAGCTGACCGAGAACCTCGTCGAGTTCCAGCAGGTCGAGTTCCACGGCGGCGACGGCACGCTGCGCGCGATCGGCCGCGTGCGGCTCGACGGCAGCGAGCCGGACCTGACGGCGAGCATCGTCGCCGACAGGCTCGAGATTTTCGCCGCGCCGGACCGTAAGCTGTCGCTGTCGGGCAAGGCGGTCGTCGAGAACGACGCGCCGCGCGGCGGCATCGCGATCAACGGCAAGTTCGCCGTCGATCGCGCGCTGTTCGATTTGCCGGAAGAGGCGGCGCCGCATCTGTCGGACGACGTCGTGATCGTGCGCCCGGGCAGCCTCGAGCGCGGCGAGACGAAGACGGGCACCGCGATCGCGAAGCCCGCGCCCGCGACCGAGAAGCCCGCGCCGTCGCTCGCGCCGCGCGCGAACATCGACATCGGGCTCGGCCGCGACTTCCGCTTCAAGGGCCACGGCGCGGATTTGCGGCTCGCCGGCACGGTGACGGTGATGAGCGCGCCCGGCGTGCCGCTGCGCGCGGTCGGCAACGTGCGCGTGACGGAAGGCTCGACCTATACGTCGTTCGGCCGCAAGCTCTCGATCGAGAACGGCTTCTTCACGTTCAACGGGCCGGTGTCGAATCCGGGCATCAACATTCTCGCGATGCGACGCAACCAGGAAGTCGAGGCGGGCGTGCAAGTGACGGGCACGGTGCAGTCGCCCGCCGTCAGGCTCGTGTCCGAGCCGAACGTCAACGACAACGAGAAGCTGTCGTGGCTCCTGTTCGGCCACGGCACCGATCAGGGCAACAACCTCGGCCAGCAGAACGCGATGACGACGGCGCTCGCGCTTCTCGGCAGCGCGACCGGCAAGCGCGTCGCGCAGACGGTCGGGCTCGACGAAGTGTCGGTCGGCCGCAGCGACGTCGGCCTGACCGATCCGCAGGTCGTGCTCGTGTCGAAGGCGATCAACGAGCGCTTCGTGCTCGGCTACGAGCAGGGGCTGCAGTCAGCGAGCAACGCGTTCAAGGCGACGATCAACCTGACGCGGTTCTGGGCGATATCCGCGTATGGCGGCACGTTCCAGGGCGTCGACCTCAACTACACGCGGCGCTTCGATCGCTGGTGGTGA
- the panC gene encoding pantoate--beta-alanine ligase, translated as MKVISSIQELRDQLRGQNRTAFVPTMGNLHEGHLSLMRLARQHGDPVVASIFVNRLQFGPNEDFDKYPRTLQEDIEKLQKENVYVLFAPTEQGMYPEPQEYRVQPPHDLGDILEGEFRPGFFTGVCTVVTKLMACVQPRVAVFGKKDYQQLMIVRRMCQQLALPVDIVAAETVRDADGLALSSRNRYLSEAERAEAPELAKTLARVRDAVLGGERDLAAIEKRALGHLAARGWKPDYVSIRRRANLVAPTAAQTEAGEPLVVLTAAKLGPTRLIDNLEI; from the coding sequence ATGAAAGTCATCAGCTCGATCCAGGAACTGCGCGACCAGTTGCGCGGCCAGAACCGCACGGCGTTCGTGCCGACGATGGGCAACCTGCACGAAGGCCACCTGTCGCTGATGCGGCTCGCGCGCCAGCACGGCGACCCGGTCGTCGCGAGCATCTTCGTGAACCGGCTCCAGTTCGGCCCGAACGAGGACTTCGACAAGTACCCGCGCACGCTGCAGGAAGACATCGAGAAGCTGCAGAAGGAAAACGTCTACGTGCTGTTCGCGCCGACCGAGCAGGGCATGTACCCCGAGCCGCAGGAATACCGCGTGCAGCCGCCGCACGATCTCGGCGACATCCTCGAAGGCGAGTTTCGCCCGGGCTTCTTCACCGGCGTGTGCACGGTCGTCACGAAGCTGATGGCGTGCGTGCAGCCGCGCGTCGCCGTGTTCGGCAAGAAGGACTATCAGCAGTTGATGATCGTGCGCCGGATGTGCCAGCAGCTCGCGCTGCCCGTCGACATCGTCGCCGCCGAAACCGTGCGCGACGCCGACGGCCTCGCGCTGTCGTCGCGCAACCGCTATCTGAGCGAGGCCGAGCGCGCGGAGGCGCCCGAGCTCGCAAAGACGCTCGCGCGAGTGCGCGACGCGGTGCTGGGCGGCGAGCGCGACCTCGCGGCGATCGAGAAACGCGCGCTCGGCCACCTCGCCGCGCGCGGCTGGAAGCCCGACTACGTGTCGATCCGCCGGCGCGCGAACCTCGTCGCGCCGACTGCGGCGCAAACCGAGGCGGGCGAGCCGCTCGTCGTGCTCACGGCCGCGAAACTCGGCCCGACGCGCCTCATCGACAATCTGGAAATCTGA
- a CDS encoding ParA family protein: protein MTVIVVANPKGGVGKSTLSTNLAGYFAAQGAWAALADLDRQQSAHAWLDLRPAALPAIETWALDPDSPSKPPRGLEYAIVDTPAGLHGNRMNVALEFADKVIVPLQPSMFDILATQQFLQRLASEKAVKKGAIKVGIVGMRVDARTRSAEQLHRFVEGLDLPVLGYLRDTQNYVQLAAHGLTLWDVAKSRVEKDLEQWEPIVEWALKT from the coding sequence ATGACGGTGATCGTGGTGGCGAATCCGAAGGGCGGCGTCGGCAAGAGCACGCTGTCCACCAATCTGGCTGGGTATTTCGCGGCGCAGGGCGCATGGGCCGCGCTCGCCGATCTCGACCGGCAGCAGTCCGCGCACGCGTGGCTCGATCTGCGGCCGGCCGCGCTGCCCGCGATCGAGACCTGGGCGCTCGATCCCGATTCGCCGTCGAAGCCGCCGCGCGGTCTCGAATACGCGATCGTCGATACGCCGGCCGGCCTGCACGGCAACCGGATGAACGTCGCGCTCGAGTTTGCCGACAAGGTGATCGTGCCGCTGCAGCCGTCGATGTTCGATATCCTCGCGACCCAGCAATTCCTCCAGCGCCTCGCGAGCGAGAAGGCCGTGAAGAAGGGCGCGATCAAGGTGGGGATCGTCGGGATGCGGGTCGACGCGCGCACGCGTTCGGCCGAGCAGTTGCACCGCTTCGTCGAAGGGCTCGATCTGCCGGTGCTCGGCTATCTGCGCGACACGCAGAACTACGTGCAGCTCGCCGCGCACGGCCTCACGCTGTGGGACGTCGCGAAAAGCCGCGTCGAGAAGGATCTCGAGCAGTGGGAGCCGATCGTCGAGTGGGCGTTGAAGACGTAG
- a CDS encoding cobyric acid synthase, with protein MTANANANANANANANANANANANANANANANANAARPRGALMIQGTTSDAGKSTLVAGLCRLARRAGVRVAPFKPQNMALNSAVTADGGEIGRAQALQALAAGIDAHTDLNPVLLKPTGDRGAQVIVHGKARANLNARAYHDYKPVAMRAVLESYGRLRAAYDAVIVEGAGSPAEINLREGDIANMGFAEAVDCPVVLVADIDRGGVFAHLVGTLACLSDSERARVRGFVINRFRGDPALLEPGLRWLEAQTGKPVLGVLPYLHGLTLDAEDMLPASAHTSASRRDAGVLRVVVPALPRISNHTDFDALRVHPRVDFTYWKSGPVPDADLLILPGSKNVLADLAWLRDAGWDARIKRHLRYGGKVIGVCGGMQMLGRALDDPHGVEGAAGAASAGLGLLDYATTLTPRKTLVNATGRLAFAGGARVSGYEIHMGQTHGPALASPALVLAGADGERPDGAVSADGQILATYLHGLFDTPDACAALLEWAGLGGAEPVDYPALREASLERLADTLAAHLDLDRVFAAFA; from the coding sequence ATGACCGCCAACGCCAACGCCAACGCCAACGCCAACGCCAACGCCAACGCCAACGCCAACGCCAACGCCAACGCCAACGCCAACGCCAACGCCAACGCCAACGCCGCCCGTCCGCGCGGCGCGCTGATGATTCAGGGCACGACGTCCGACGCGGGCAAGAGCACGCTCGTCGCCGGGCTCTGCCGGCTTGCGCGCCGCGCGGGCGTGCGCGTCGCGCCGTTCAAGCCGCAGAACATGGCGCTCAACAGCGCGGTGACGGCGGACGGCGGCGAGATCGGCCGCGCGCAGGCGCTGCAGGCGCTCGCGGCGGGCATCGACGCGCATACCGATCTGAACCCCGTGCTGCTGAAGCCGACGGGCGACCGCGGCGCGCAGGTGATCGTCCACGGCAAGGCGCGCGCGAATCTGAACGCGCGCGCCTATCACGACTACAAGCCGGTCGCGATGCGGGCGGTGCTCGAATCGTACGGCCGGCTGCGCGCCGCGTACGACGCGGTGATCGTCGAAGGGGCGGGCAGCCCCGCCGAGATCAATCTGCGCGAAGGCGACATCGCGAACATGGGGTTTGCCGAGGCGGTCGACTGTCCGGTCGTGCTCGTCGCCGACATCGATCGCGGCGGCGTGTTCGCGCATCTCGTCGGCACGCTCGCGTGCCTGTCGGACAGCGAGCGCGCGCGCGTGCGCGGCTTCGTGATCAACCGCTTTCGCGGCGATCCCGCGCTGCTCGAGCCGGGGCTGCGCTGGCTCGAAGCGCAGACGGGCAAGCCCGTGCTCGGCGTGCTGCCGTACCTGCACGGGCTCACGCTTGACGCGGAAGACATGCTGCCCGCGAGCGCGCACACGTCGGCGTCGCGGCGCGACGCGGGCGTGCTGCGGGTGGTCGTGCCCGCGTTGCCGCGGATCAGCAACCACACCGATTTCGACGCGCTGCGCGTGCATCCGCGCGTTGATTTTACGTACTGGAAGAGCGGGCCCGTGCCCGACGCCGATCTGCTGATCCTGCCCGGCTCGAAGAACGTGCTCGCCGATCTCGCATGGCTGCGCGACGCGGGCTGGGACGCGCGGATCAAGCGCCATTTGCGCTACGGCGGCAAGGTGATCGGCGTCTGCGGCGGCATGCAGATGCTCGGCCGCGCGCTCGATGATCCGCACGGGGTGGAAGGCGCGGCGGGCGCGGCGAGCGCGGGCCTTGGCCTGCTCGACTACGCGACGACGCTCACGCCGCGGAAGACGCTCGTCAACGCGACGGGGCGGCTCGCGTTCGCGGGCGGCGCGCGCGTGTCCGGCTACGAGATCCACATGGGGCAAACGCATGGGCCGGCGCTCGCGTCGCCGGCGCTCGTGCTCGCGGGGGCGGACGGCGAGCGGCCGGACGGCGCAGTGTCGGCGGACGGGCAGATCCTCGCGACCTACCTGCACGGGCTCTTCGACACGCCCGACGCGTGCGCGGCGCTGCTCGAATGGGCGGGGCTCGGCGGCGCGGAGCCGGTCGACTATCCGGCGTTGCGCGAGGCGTCGCTCGAGCGGCTTGCGGACACGCTCGCGGCGCACCTCGATCTCGATCGCGTGTTTGCGGCGTTCGCGTGA
- a CDS encoding segregation and condensation protein A, with translation MSAADEASASAQPEDAIAAPAGADSTPDTVDGVAAFARLYGEPLFKLPQDLYIPPDALEVFLETFEGPLDLLLYLIRKQNFNVLDIPMAEVTAQYLGYVDQIRESNLELAAEYLLMAAMLIEIKSRMLLPVKKVDTGEDAEDPRAELVRRLLEYEQMKLAAQRLDRLPQLGRDFLRAEVYIEQSITPRFPDVNSDDLRAAWADVLKRAKLVQHHKISREELSVREHMSLILRKLQNARFMEFADLFDTSRGVPVVVVNFIAMLELARESLVEITQAEPFAPIYVRLAYLPA, from the coding sequence GTGAGCGCCGCCGACGAGGCCAGCGCCAGCGCGCAGCCCGAAGACGCGATCGCCGCGCCCGCCGGCGCCGATTCGACGCCCGACACGGTCGACGGCGTCGCGGCGTTCGCGCGCCTGTACGGCGAGCCGCTCTTCAAGCTGCCGCAGGATCTGTACATTCCGCCGGACGCGCTCGAAGTCTTTCTCGAAACGTTCGAAGGCCCGCTCGATCTGCTGCTGTACCTGATCCGCAAGCAGAACTTCAACGTGCTCGACATTCCGATGGCGGAAGTCACCGCGCAGTATCTCGGCTACGTCGACCAGATCCGCGAATCGAATCTGGAGCTCGCGGCCGAGTACCTGCTGATGGCGGCGATGCTGATCGAGATCAAGTCGCGGATGCTGCTGCCCGTGAAGAAGGTGGACACGGGCGAGGACGCGGAGGACCCGCGCGCCGAGCTCGTGCGGCGCCTGCTCGAATACGAGCAGATGAAGCTCGCCGCGCAGCGTCTCGACCGGCTGCCGCAGCTCGGCCGCGACTTCCTGCGCGCCGAGGTGTACATCGAGCAGAGCATCACGCCGCGCTTCCCCGACGTGAACTCGGACGACCTGCGCGCCGCGTGGGCCGACGTGCTCAAGCGCGCGAAGCTCGTCCAGCATCACAAGATCTCGCGCGAGGAGCTGTCGGTGCGCGAGCACATGAGCCTCATCCTGCGCAAGCTGCAGAACGCGCGCTTCATGGAGTTCGCCGATTTGTTCGACACGTCGCGCGGCGTGCCCGTCGTCGTCGTCAACTTCATCGCGATGCTCGAGCTCGCGCGCGAATCGCTCGTCGAAATCACGCAGGCCGAACCGTTCGCGCCGATCTACGTGCGGCTCGCTTATCTGCCGGCTTGA